The Epinephelus lanceolatus isolate andai-2023 chromosome 19, ASM4190304v1, whole genome shotgun sequence DNA segment acagtagcccagagcagacaaacccaacactggctctagatagggacatttgcatgttttgcatcagccactgcAGTGAGCAGCCCCTCTGCACCGAGCAACATCAGAAAAATCTTTTAACCTgacactgatttatttagtgtttttgcgGCTTAAATCACctggtgcatttgttttggagaggaagagacctctgcataTAATTCggttcccagtaaaaacctcctcaacatctggatcttaagttatcagagaaaaaggtgagcacacataagCAGGCGCTGGGTCGGCAGCCAGTCTCTGAAATGCCAAACAGTGCAggacaaacactgatttgtaacatgaaactgttttatcttTTTGAACCAGTTTAAAGTTCtcctttgttttggagagggagagactacTGTtaataatttggctcccaataaaaaaacctcctgaatatcTTGATCAGAATTAAGGTGAGTACAAATTAAGTTATCAAAGAAAATAAGTGAGCACATATTTGCAGGTGCTTGTCCAGCAACCTGCCAAACAGTGTCAGGgaaactgatttgtaacatgtcccgtgtttttactggttttaatcacctggtctgattgttttggagaggaagagacctctgtggataattcagcagTAATAATAGGCTGATAGCAGTTTGGTACATATCCTAATGATTGCACTGTTTGTCTCCCATAAAAAAGTGTTTGCCTCCTCCCTACCCCCCAGTGTTTGTTATAATTACTGCCTTAGGCTAGAGTACGCttcagtgaaattaaaaaaaatctttcaggTTTCAGTTTCTCACTTTAGGTGTTAGTGAATGCAAAGTCAAAGTTTCAGTATCTGCTTCCTCTCATCACACATTGTTTCCTCTCATCACAGAATGAATTTGAGATGGGCATTACTGAGACTAAGAAGAAAAGCCTTCATTTCTTCACTGCTGTCACTGCTGACTCTGTGTGTCCTGCTATTGCTCAGTGTCAAGTACAGATATGTCCCAGAGTCTGTATCTCCTACAGCAGCGTTACATGACATCCAGCTGTTTCACAAACACAGCATTAACTGTTTGGCTATATATGACATGGACCCAGTGGAGGTGGCCAAGTCGCTGATCATCAGACGGAAACACGTTGTggaggacaaggatgaaagtctAGTTAACCTCACCTCAAACTGCTCATTATTCATCAAGTCCAGAGGTTACGATAACGTGTGTGAGTCAGTGGAGGAGAAAGCCTTTCCTCTTGCTTACTCGCTGGTTGTCCATAAATATGCGTGGATGGTAGAGCGGCTCATCAGAGCGGTGTACTCGCCCAGTAACATCTACTGTATCCACTACGATCAGAAGTCTTCAGCTCCGTTCATCTCAGCCATGGAGGGTTTGGCTCGCTGTTTGCCCAACGTCTTCATCGCCTCCAAGCGGGAGTCTGTCTTCTATGCTAGCATCAGCCGACTGAAAGCCGATCTCAACTGTCTGTCGGACCTTTTGGAGTCAGAGGTCAAATGGAAGTACGTCATCAACCTCTGTGGCCAAGATTTCCCCCTCAGGTCCAACATCGAGCTGGTGTCAGAACTTAAGAAGTTAAATGGAGCCAATATGCTGGAGACGAGCCGACCCAGTGAGCAAAAGAAGCAGAGGTTCAAGTTTCACTACGAGCTGAAGGACGCCAGCTTTGAATATCATAAACTGCCAGTGAAAACAGAGCAGTTAAAGACTCCACCGCCACACGGTATCGAAGTGTTCTCCGGTAATGCCTACTTTGTCTTGTCCCGGGACTTTGTTGTACACATGAACTCCTCAGTTGTGGTGAAGGATTTCTTGGCGTGGTCAGATGACACCTACTCTCCAGACGAACATTTCTGGGCCACACTTGTGCGACTGCCAGGTGTGCCTGGAGAGGTGCCCAGATCCCAGCCTGATATCACTGACCTGATGAGTAAGACCAGGCTGGTGAAGTGGCACTACCTGGAGGAGAAACTTTACCCAGCCTGCTCAGGGCAACATGTCCgcagtgtttgtatttttggtGCAGCGGAAATGCGTTGGTTGCTCAACTACGGTCACTGGTTCGCCAATAAGTTCGATCCCAAAGTGGACCCCATTCTCATTCAGTGTCTtgaggagcagctgcaggaaAGACAAAAGTTATTTCAATTAGCAGCAACTCACAACTGTCCAAAGGTTTGACCAAAAGCTACAGTATAATGTAGAGTAGCAATGACTTCAATTTTTgccagaaagacaaaaaaagacaatactCCTAcagagctgtttacatggctaatggaCATGAATACTCCACTTATATCCCCATGTACATGCAGCCGTGCATACTCtggccattttgtttctttgcatcaaaataggattttCTCAAAGTTTTCCCTCCCTGGTGGACTTATTCGACTGTGTGCCTCCCTCTTACATTCCTTTagccaccttcttgaaaaggttggCGTTGCGATATTTGCACATATACAAAAACCTGtcgatatccaagtctttcataatgtttaaaagtagatgTGTTTCT contains these protein-coding regions:
- the LOC117269297 gene encoding beta-1,3-galactosyl-O-glycosyl-glycoprotein beta-1,6-N-acetylglucosaminyltransferase 4-like produces the protein MNLRWALLRLRRKAFISSLLSLLTLCVLLLLSVKYRYVPESVSPTAALHDIQLFHKHSINCLAIYDMDPVEVAKSLIIRRKHVVEDKDESLVNLTSNCSLFIKSRGYDNVCESVEEKAFPLAYSLVVHKYAWMVERLIRAVYSPSNIYCIHYDQKSSAPFISAMEGLARCLPNVFIASKRESVFYASISRLKADLNCLSDLLESEVKWKYVINLCGQDFPLRSNIELVSELKKLNGANMLETSRPSEQKKQRFKFHYELKDASFEYHKLPVKTEQLKTPPPHGIEVFSGNAYFVLSRDFVVHMNSSVVVKDFLAWSDDTYSPDEHFWATLVRLPGVPGEVPRSQPDITDLMSKTRLVKWHYLEEKLYPACSGQHVRSVCIFGAAEMRWLLNYGHWFANKFDPKVDPILIQCLEEQLQERQKLFQLAATHNCPKV